A single Atopobiaceae bacterium DNA region contains:
- a CDS encoding rubredoxin produces MADEKKYTFRCTVCGYEVTVDTPELPEDFVCPMCGVGPDQFELVED; encoded by the coding sequence ATGGCTGACGAGAAGAAGTACACGTTCCGTTGCACCGTCTGCGGCTATGAGGTCACCGTCGACACCCCCGAGCTTCCCGAGGACTTCGTCTGCCCGATGTGCGGCGTCGGTCCTGACCAGTTCGAGCTCGTCGAGGACTAG
- a CDS encoding beta-ketoacyl-ACP synthase 3 — protein sequence MSFHIMGTGSYLPARSVTNDELSAFLDTSDEWIRERTGIHARRVCTTETLDDLAVGAAERALADAGVEASDLDLLICSTTSADHLMPAEACVIQERIGATCPAYDISAACAGFVFALDVADGTFCRGRAERILVVSAERCSRYLDWSDRATCVLFGDGAAAAVLGAGGESPLALKLATSGDAAALDVPGLAGTSPFYEGPATDPFLSMAGRRVFKFGVNAIVDATRGLAEEAGIGLDDIDHFVFHQANRRILDAAVTRLGIDGARVAHTLAETGNISSACIPLALDRLSSAGELADGDLVALVGFGAGLDVGSCLLRWGPPGREAAPARA from the coding sequence ATGTCGTTCCACATCATGGGTACCGGCAGCTACCTTCCCGCGCGCTCCGTCACCAACGACGAGCTCTCGGCCTTCCTCGACACGTCGGACGAGTGGATCCGCGAGCGCACCGGCATCCACGCGCGTCGCGTCTGCACCACAGAGACCCTCGACGACCTCGCGGTGGGTGCCGCCGAGCGCGCGCTGGCCGACGCCGGCGTCGAGGCGTCCGACCTCGACCTCCTCATCTGCTCGACCACGAGCGCTGACCACCTGATGCCGGCCGAGGCCTGCGTCATCCAGGAGCGCATCGGGGCCACCTGCCCTGCCTATGACATCTCGGCGGCCTGTGCGGGGTTCGTCTTCGCGCTCGATGTCGCCGACGGCACCTTCTGCCGCGGGCGCGCCGAGCGGATCCTCGTGGTCTCGGCCGAGCGCTGCTCGCGCTACCTTGACTGGTCCGACCGCGCGACCTGCGTCCTCTTCGGCGACGGCGCGGCGGCCGCGGTGCTCGGGGCCGGCGGCGAGAGCCCGCTTGCGCTCAAGCTTGCCACCTCCGGTGACGCTGCGGCCCTCGACGTGCCAGGGCTCGCCGGCACGAGCCCCTTCTACGAGGGTCCTGCGACGGACCCGTTCCTCTCGATGGCAGGGAGGCGCGTCTTCAAGTTCGGCGTGAACGCGATCGTCGACGCGACGCGCGGTCTGGCCGAGGAGGCCGGCATCGGGCTCGATGACATCGACCACTTCGTCTTCCACCAGGCCAATCGTCGGATTCTCGACGCGGCCGTGACGCGCCTCGGCATCGATGGCGCGCGTGTGGCCCATACCCTGGCCGAGACGGGCAACATCTCGAGCGCCTGCATCCCGCTCGCGCTCGACCGGCTGAGCTCGGCGGGGGAGCTTGCTGACGGCGACCTCGTGGCCCTCGTAGGCTTCGGGGCAGGCCTGGACGTCGGGAGCTGCCTCCTGCGCTGGGGACCACCCGGGAGGGAAGCGGCGCCCGCGCGTGCCTGA
- a CDS encoding MarR family transcriptional regulator, whose product MAGQQERGRREAAEPTLGAAMAQRARSGVPLTPSFAAELNDLLAATYGSIDVLEGQLLNRGHGLDVSVSESHLLDAIGHATLHGAGTISVSQLAEAADIRVPSATAAVNRMVAKGLVEKHRSAHDGRRFDLTLTHSGEAVFRLHAIFHQHMAEAVAGDMTSEEREILLEGIRRLEHFYAEAREA is encoded by the coding sequence ATGGCAGGACAGCAGGAGAGGGGCCGTCGCGAGGCGGCGGAGCCCACGCTCGGTGCCGCCATGGCCCAGCGTGCCCGCTCCGGAGTCCCCCTGACCCCCTCGTTCGCCGCCGAGCTCAACGACCTGCTGGCCGCGACCTATGGCTCGATCGACGTGCTCGAGGGCCAGCTCCTGAACCGTGGCCACGGCCTCGACGTCTCGGTGAGCGAGAGCCACCTGCTCGACGCCATCGGCCATGCCACCCTGCACGGTGCGGGCACCATCTCGGTCTCGCAGCTTGCCGAGGCCGCCGACATCAGGGTCCCCTCGGCCACCGCGGCGGTCAACCGCATGGTCGCCAAGGGCCTGGTCGAGAAGCACCGCAGCGCCCATGACGGGCGTCGCTTCGACCTCACGCTCACGCACTCGGGCGAGGCGGTCTTCAGGCTCCACGCCATCTTCCACCAGCACATGGCCGAGGCCGTGGCCGGTGACATGACGTCCGAGGAGCGCGAGATCCTGCTCGAGGGCATCCGTCGCCTGGAGCACTTCTATGCAGAAGCCAGGGAGGCATAG